Genomic window (Peromyscus eremicus chromosome 12, PerEre_H2_v1, whole genome shotgun sequence):
AAAGcctcaggcaggcaggaagaacatggttttgattttgtttttatttattcttaggtCTATTACCAAATGTGGTAAATATAGTTACAATATATTACGTATTTCAAACTAAGAATAACTTCAAATGCTGTCCCCACAAAAATAAGTATGGAAGGTGACAGAAATGTTGATTAGCTTGGTTTAATTATTCCACATTTTATTCATAAGTTGTACCATCACTTTGAAACCCATAAACATACCATGTAATTTGACAATTTATAATGAAATCTTTCAGTTGATAAGATGGTCATGGAAAAATACAATATAACTTCAAgtagaaaaatttgaaaaaataaagagtGTGACTCCAGCATTCTCTAACATGCACAGAAATGTGTACCTTAAACAAATGAGATGAAAATCATGTCCAGTACATATCTCTGTTTTGTGGGCTCAATGGtgatgtgttgttgttgtttttcctttcagaatacaACTTCGACCTTCCCAAATTCTGTATAATGAACATACAACAGTACCTTCAACTTTTGCACTTGGAAAATTTTTGTTTGGATACTTTTCGACTTTTAAAATTTAGCCAGTGCTGACATATCTGCATATAAGAGTTTTCAGAACAACTCAGACACGTCGCAGAAACTGCCAGCTTGATTTTCCTTTAAATACTGGCACCATACAGGGGAAGGTTTGGGAAGATGACCATATTCCCTCGTCTTCCCTTTTGATAACATAATAGGCAAATGTGTCAAAATTAGATGACTGCTATCACTTCCTTCAAATAAGAGATAACcaacctccctctcctcctttctctactTTTCCAGGAGAAATACCGTTAGCCAGTTTGCGAGGAGAACAAGGTCCCCGTGGAGAACCCGGACCAAGAGGACCACCTGGGCCACCAGGTTTGCCAGGCCATGGAATGCCTGGCATCAAAGGAAAACCAGGGCCGCAGGGATATCCAGGGATTGGGAAGCCGGGTATGCCTGGAATGCCTGGGAAGCCAGGAGCCATGGGAATGCCTGGAGCAAAAGGCGAAATTGGACCCAAAGGTGAAATCGGTCCTATGGGAATCCCAGGACCACAAGGACCTCCAGGGCCTCATGGACTTCCTGGCATCGGGAAACCGGGTGGGCCAGGGTTACCAGGGCAACCAGGAGCAAAAGGTGAGAGAGGGCCCAAAGGACCACCAGGACCTCCTGGTCTTCAGGGTCCCAAAGGAGAGAAGGGCTTCGGGATGCCAGGCTTGCCAGGTCTGAAGGGTCCTCCAGGTATGCATGGCCCTCCCGGCCCAGTTGGGCTGCCAGGAGTAGGAAAACCAGGAGTGACAGGTTTCCCTGGACCCCAGGGTCCCCTGGGGAAGCCAGGCCCTCCAGGGGAACCTGGACCACAAGGTCTTACTGGTGTACCGGGAGTTCAGGGACCTCCTGGGATGCCTGGAGTTGGAAAGCCCGGCCAGGATGGGATCCCTGGCCAGCCAGGATTTCCAGGTGGTAAAGGGGAACAAGGACTGCCAGGGTTGCCTGGACCCCCAGGCCTCCCAGGGGTCGGAAAGCCAGGATTCCCAGGACCCAAAGGGGACCGGGGCATCGGGGGTGTTCCTGGAGCTCTTGGGCCAAGAGGGGAAAAAGGACCAGTAGGTGCTCCTGGAATGGGGGGTCCCCCTGGAGAGCCTGGCCTACCTGGAATCCCAGGTCCCATGGGCCCTCCGGGTGCTATTGGTTTCCCTGGACCCAAAGGAGAAGGTGGGGTTGTAGGACCACAGGGTCCACCAGGTCCCAAGGGTGAGCCAGGCCTCCAAGGCTTCCCTGGGAAGCCGGGTTTTCTTGGTGAAGTAGGTCCCCCTGGCATGAGGGGTTTGCCTGGTCCTATAGGACCCAAGGGGGAAGCTGGTCACAAAGGGTTGCCAGGGCTTCCTGGAGTTCCAGGGCTGCTTGGACCCAAGGGAGAACCAGGCATACCCGGGGATCAGGGTCTACAGGGGCCCCCAGGGATTCCAGGGATTGTAGGACCGAGTGGCCCTATTGGACCACCTGGGATTCCGGGCCCCAAAGGAGAACCAGGCCTCCCAGGGCCCCCTGGATTTCCCGGTGTAGGGAAACCAGGAGTAGCAGGACTTCATGGTCCCCCGGGGAAACCTGGTGCCCTTGGgcctcaaggccaacctggccttCCTGGGCCCCCAGGCCCTCCAGGGCCCCCAGGACCCCCAGCTGTGATGCCCCCTACCCCGCCACCCCAGGGAGAGTATCTGCCAGATATGGGACTAGGAATTGATGGAGTGAAACCTCCACATGCCTATGCGGGCAAGAAGGGCAAGAACGGGGGCCCAGCTTATGAGATGCCTGCGTTTACTGCAGAGCTGACTGCACCTTTCCCACCGGTGGGGGCCCCAGTGAAGTTTGACAAGCTGCTGTACAACGGCAGACAGAACTACAACCCGCAGACGGGCGTCTTCACCTGTGAAGTCCCGGGTGTCTACTACTTTGCTTACCACGTTCACTGCAAGGGAGGCAACGTGTGGGTTGCTCTCTTCAAGAACAACGAGCCCATGATGTACACATATGACGAGTACAAGAAGGGCTTTCTGGACCAGGCATCTGGGAGTGCAGTACTGCTGCTCCGGCCGGGAGACCGGGTGTTCCTCCAAATGCCCTCAGAACAGGCTGCCGGACTCTACGCCGGACAATATGTCCACTCCTCCTTTTCAGGATATTTATTGTATCCCgtgtaaaacaaagaaaagaaaagaagaacaagagagatttaatagaagaaaagaaaatgacattttaaaaaaaaaccaattgaAAACAATGCTTCAAAACACTTATGTAGTTGGAAAGTTATATTTAAGTGAAAGTTTGGACCATCATgtacaaataaaaactaagatgCATGTTTAATACTGTACACAGCAGATTGTACCAGGATGATGGGACAGATTTATGGATGAAATACAGATGCCTGTGTTGTACCCACTGGACTCATATTAGCTGTTGCATGTTATATGATTTCATAACCTGCTTATTCAAATCAGTCAAAATATGTCAGTCTGAAAGGTCATAGCTAGTGAAAGTCACACATTCCTTGTgctccctttaaaaaaatgtttgttttttttttaatgtgccttGAGAGGTTAGTGGTGACAGTTACATACTGTATTTATTTGCATAACTTCCTCTCTTTATGCAGATGTTTGCTTCGGGATGTTGGAGAGTTGTTCTGTAGTGCAAAGACCGTGGTAATCTCTAGTCCGAAGGATATTTCTCCATTTCAGAGGCTGTGCTTTAGCTGCAGGTCTCCCTAGTCGAAATTGTGTGTGTGGTCGTCCCCAGAAGAGCAGATGTGCCAATGGCCCCTTGTGTATTTGCTCAGCACTCTCTTTGCCAAGTACTGGGTGAGATGCTAGTGTGTGATACAGGGCAGAGTCCACAGGAGTTCAGAACTTAGCTCAGAGAGATTAATGTATTAACTCCTCTAAAGAGTTTCAGTTTGGCATTTCTCTGGaacctaattttcttttcttcttccctcctgtaATTTATAATATAGCCTaaacaatataaacaaaattttaaagaacCTTCCCTCAAATAGCTTTTACCATTTTATGAACCTTTATTATTAGTAGTAATTATCAGTTATGTttacatgcattaaaaaaaatccccctAATTTGCCCATACAACCAATGGTAGTCAGGTTTCaatttgtctgtatgtgttttaGTAGCTGTGATTTTCTTCAGTAACTATGAATTTTAAAGATGTGATTTATGTCATCTGAGGTTCCAAAGTCAATTAACAAAAtccaagccattttttttttaatttgggaaaaAGACATTCAGAATTAAcacaaatataattacattttaaatttaaattacatttaaattaaaggAGTAATTATGTTTGGTATATAAAAGCAGGTTGTTGCTTCCAGATATCGGGACtaaaattgtaaggaaatgaCTGTTTCTTTAACATCGGCCTGTGGAAGAGATAGCTGGAATGTCATAAAGCAATGGCAGCCCATGCCTATTATGTCACCACACACTCAGCATCACAGCCAAAACAGGTCTGAAAGGAGAAATGGTTCTTCAGGCTCTCACTAAGGCACATACTAGGTTCTTTGGGCATTGctcaaaacacaaacatttgAAAGTTGACTATTCATCTGCTATTAGTTGTTTGGGGAAGTAATGTGGGGCTACAGTGATAGATCTAATCTACGTTCCTCAAACCTTAAGAGTCAGGAATTGAAGAGATAGACATAGACtggaaaatacacaaataaatacagtatAAAACATGGTATATTCCAAATCTGAATTATTTTACCATCACAAATTCTCTTCTCTGGCTTAATATTTGTCTTTTCCCTTTATGATATACAGGCTCCATTTCTTCTCAAATTTTAAGACAAATGAGTTCATTAGCACAAGGTTTCTCATTAATTGTACAAAGCACTTTCGCATCCAAAAGATGTCCTACCCTAGCCTTAACTTGCAGAGTAAACAGCATTTCTGTGAATAGTTATCCTTTGGGTTGCTCCTGAGGACACTGGCTTGTAGCTAGTGACTGTGGAAGTCATATGGGTCCCTGAGATCTTTCTACTAAATGGCTACATTGAAATGGTTTGGAGGACAGTCAGGCCAGATGCGTTGTAAAGTTGCTTTTATCTGTACATGTATGGTATTTTAGTTTccataaagaaagacagaaattatCTCTTAAGTTAAACCAAATTTTGCTTTTTGAGGTATCTTCCAACTTATTTATTGGTTGTTACTcaattgcctctgtgtgtgtgtgtgtgtgtgtgtgtgtgtgtgtgtgtgtgtgttaccatatATCAGGCATATGCTTCTAAACTTTTAAATGGAGGAGGAGCAAAATCTATGCCGGATACTGTATATTCTACCATGGTGCTAATATCAGAGCTAAATGATACTCCATTTAATTTAAAGAAGAGTTTTAAATAATTATCTATGTACCCGTCGTACCCTTTTGAGCGTTGTGCATCATGTTAACACGTTAGTGTAAAAACAGATGAAACAACTGTATGTTCTACAGTCTAGGGACAGTACTACGATCCCTGTTTAATTCAAAATTAACTAGAGCTTTTCCATGTGAAATGGACCAAACTGGCGTTGTTCTTATTTAAACACAGAGTTTTAAAGTAGCATGACATCCCACGGGGGGAAAGAATGTCTGTAGAGGATAATTGtcctcaaatattttacagaaaCAAAGGATGATGAAAAGACCGGTAACTTGTTTGAGTTTCCATGAATAGATCTGAGACTTAACGGCAAAtcaattttgtatttaaatttttgtacTGATTTGAAAAACAGATCATTAAATATCTttaagagtatgtttcttgtctTGTCTGCATCACCCAACTGACACTGTAGGAACCTAAAGTGGTTTTTAATCACCCACTGTAGTAATCAGCCACTGAACCTGGGGCTACAAATGACCATAGTTTAAACAGGACAGTTCATTCCTCTTCAGTAGATAAGCAGCCCAGAGCTCCTCTGTAGCCTGGTCACTACCCCACATTCCTTCTACATTCTTGCTTCTCCACCCAAGTGTGTTGGCCTTCTCCTTTGGTGGAAGACAGTCGACCTCAGCAATCACATGCCAGCTGGTGGGAGGGTGGAAAAGTCAGGAAGAAGGGGATGCtagtttatctttaaaaaaatacaacctAGCAGTTTAGATCCCTCCTTCCATACCCATTGCCATGAATTTAGTCACATTATGACAAGTTGAGAGACAGTGTGAGACATTatcagttctcagcaagctccTGCTGGACTAAAAATCAGGAATCCTGTtcagaagggagaaggaagaacgGACAGTAACACTGTGTCATCACACCcaccatcactgaagaaaaggcctttgatCCCTGTTCCCCCAGGAGACagcaatcttcaaacactccaTTCAATTTGCCATACTACCAGTACCTTAAGGGAAAGTGGTGGTGAGTGGATTTTCTAGGCAGAAACACATGTATTTCAATAACTTAAAGACCTTATAAGCAGCACTGGAGAGAAAAGCATGCTTTTGTGATGACTTATCAAGTTCTGAATGATCAAAGCATCATATCTAGACTATGATAAAGGGGTTGTTCAGATCTTTCAAGgaacaagtgtgtaccaccagtCTGAGTGGTTAACTTGTTTGAACTGTCTTACCAGAAGATCAAGATCACTTCTATCTTCACAAAGCTCAATGAGTTCTATCTCATTCCACAATCAAAGGCACTATCATTATATTACCTGTGGTCAGGGCCTATTCAAAGGATTGAGATAAGGGCTCATACTGAAAAGAAACTTTATCCAAAAGCAAATCAGTAGTACAGATCAGAAAGAAATATACCATCAATATTGACAGTGGGCCACATGCATGAGAAAGCACTCAAGGACCTTGGTTATTGTTTGGGCATCCTTTGATAGAGTTCAAGAGGAGGGGATTATTTACCAAAAGGTGTAGCATGAGCACTTCTCTGTTCTGATTGACAGATTAGTCACAAAATCATTTTTTATGTAAATGTACCTTCCCataatgtcttagggtttctattgctgtgacaaaacaccacaaccaaaaacaaGTTGGTGAGGACACAGTTTATGTGGCTTAACTTCTAGATCATCAtcaaagggagtcaggacaggaacttggaacctagaggcaggagctgatgcagaggccatagaggagtgctgcttaatggcttgctcctcatggcttgctcagcctgctttcttagagaacccaggaccaccagccaagggatggtaccacacacagtgggctgagccctctgccatcaaccactaattaagaaaatgccctacagacttgccggcagcccaatcttatggaggcttcatttgtttgtttgttttttgttttgttttgttttgttttttgagacaaggtttttcaatgtagccctggatatcccagaactcgctctatagaccaggctggtcttgaactcagagatctgcctgactctgccccctgagtgctgggattaaggcatgcaccaccactaggccatggaggcattttcttaattgagattccctcctctcagatgactttagcttgtgtcaagttgacataa
Coding sequences:
- the Col8a1 gene encoding collagen alpha-1(VIII) chain, whose translation is MAVLPRPLQLLGVLFTISLSSFRLTQAGAYYGIKPLPPQIPPQIPPQIPQYQPLGQQVPHMPLGKDGLSMGKEMPHMQYGKEYPHLPQYMKEIQPVPRMGKEVVPKKGKGEIPLASLRGEQGPRGEPGPRGPPGPPGLPGHGMPGIKGKPGPQGYPGIGKPGMPGMPGKPGAMGMPGAKGEIGPKGEIGPMGIPGPQGPPGPHGLPGIGKPGGPGLPGQPGAKGERGPKGPPGPPGLQGPKGEKGFGMPGLPGLKGPPGMHGPPGPVGLPGVGKPGVTGFPGPQGPLGKPGPPGEPGPQGLTGVPGVQGPPGMPGVGKPGQDGIPGQPGFPGGKGEQGLPGLPGPPGLPGVGKPGFPGPKGDRGIGGVPGALGPRGEKGPVGAPGMGGPPGEPGLPGIPGPMGPPGAIGFPGPKGEGGVVGPQGPPGPKGEPGLQGFPGKPGFLGEVGPPGMRGLPGPIGPKGEAGHKGLPGLPGVPGLLGPKGEPGIPGDQGLQGPPGIPGIVGPSGPIGPPGIPGPKGEPGLPGPPGFPGVGKPGVAGLHGPPGKPGALGPQGQPGLPGPPGPPGPPGPPAVMPPTPPPQGEYLPDMGLGIDGVKPPHAYAGKKGKNGGPAYEMPAFTAELTAPFPPVGAPVKFDKLLYNGRQNYNPQTGVFTCEVPGVYYFAYHVHCKGGNVWVALFKNNEPMMYTYDEYKKGFLDQASGSAVLLLRPGDRVFLQMPSEQAAGLYAGQYVHSSFSGYLLYPV